CTCGTCCTTTCCCCCTGCCCCTCCGGGTCGCGCGGGGCGGGCAGGGGGAAAGGCTGCGACATGGAAGTCCTCCTCGTCTCGCTGCTCAACGGGCTCGTCTACGGCATGCTGCTCTTCATGCTGGCGAGCGGGCTCACGCTCATCTTCTCGATGATGGGCGTGCTCAACTTCGCCCACGCGAGCATGTACATGCTCGGCGCCTACTTCGCGTACTCGGTGAGCCGCGTGATCGGCTTCTGGCCCGCGCTGGTGATCGCGCCGATCCTGTGCGGCGTGCTGGGGGCCCTCGTCGAGATGTACGCGCTCCGGCGCGTGCACCTGAACGGGCACATCGCCGAATTGCTCTTCACCGTGGGCCTGGCCTTCATCATCGAGAAGGGCGTGCAGATGGCGTGGGGCCTGCTCCCCGTGCCCTATCGCGTGCCCCCCGTCCTCGACCGCGCGCTGTTCCACGTCTACGGCTCCAACTTCCACGCCTATCGCGGCTTCATGCTGCTGATCTCGATCTTGATGTTCGTGGCCATCTGGCTCCTCCTGACGCGGACCCGCATCGGCCTCGTCATCCAGGCCGCCCTCACCCATCCGGAGATGGTGGGCGCGCTGGGCCACAACGTGCCGCGCGTGTTCACGATCGTGTTCGCGGGAGGCTCGGTGCTGGCCGGCCTCGCGGGGGTCATCGGCGGCAACTACCTCGTCACCGAGCCGTCCATGGCCGCCACGATGGGGCCGATCGTCTTCGTGGTGGTGGTGTTCGGCGGGCTCGGCTCGCTCGCGGGCTGCTTCCTCGCCTCGCTGATCATGGGGCTGGTGCAGACGTACGCGGTGGTGCTCGACGTCTCGTTCGCTGATCTGCTCGCGCGCCTGGGTCTCAAGGTGACCTCGGCCACCCCGCTCGCCGAGGTGCTCACGATGCCGTTGCCCCGGGTGGGCGCGCTCCTGCCCTACCTCATGCTGATCCTCGTGCTGCTCATCAAGCCGCGCGGGCTCATGGGGACCCGCGACACATGAGCGAAGGTGCGATCGGGACGGCGGCGCGCCCCGTCGCGGCCGAGGGCACCGCGGGGTTTCTTCGCCGCCAGTGGCCCTGGCTGCTTGCCCTGGCCATCGCGCTCGTCGTGCCCTGGTTCTCCTATGACTGGAGCACCGGACGCCACTCCGGCTTCATCGTCTCCATGCTCAGCCAGATCGGGATCTCCATCATCTTCGCGCTCAGCTACAACATGCTGATGGGCCAGGCGGGTCTCCTCTCCTTCGGCCACGCCGTGTTCCTGGGGCTCGGCGGCTACGTCACCGCGCACGTCCTCAACGCCACCAAGGGCGGATCCTTCCCACTGCCGCTTGAGCTTACCCCGCTGGCCGGGGCGCTGGGCGGCCTCGCCTTCGCCGTCGTGCTCGGCTACTTCGCCACCCAGCAGCGCGCGACCGCGTTTGCCATGATCACGCTCGGCATCGGCGAGCTCATCACGTCCTGCGCGCTCATGTTCCAGACGTTCTTCGGCGGCGAGGGCGGGGTGAGCACGAACCGCATGACCGGTCATAGCCTCTTCGGGCTGGGCTACGGCGCGCCCATCCAGATCTACTACCTGATCGTTGTCTGGACGTCGCTGTCCGTGGTGGGCATGCTGCTCCTCACCCGCACTCCCCTCGGTCGCATGGTCAACGCGACCCGCGACAACTACGAGCGCGCGCAGTTCGTGGGCTACGACCCCCGCATGGTTCGCTTCTTTCAGTTCGCGCTGTCCGGTCTCTTCGCGGGGATCGCGGGCGCGCTCTACACGCTCACCTACGAGATCGTGACCTACGACACCGTGGCCGCCCCCATGTCGGCCAATGCGCTCCTCATGACCTACATCGGCGGGGTGGGTGTGTTCGCGGGGCCGGTAGTGGGCGCGGTGTTGATCGTGCTGCTCCAGAGCTGGGTCAGCTTGCTCTCCAATTCGTGGCTCGTGTACGCGGGGGTGCTTTTCATCCTCATGGTCACGTTCGCGCCCATGGGCCTCACCGGCCTGGTCCTCATGCATCAGCCCATCTGGCG
The DNA window shown above is from Candidatus Methylomirabilota bacterium and carries:
- a CDS encoding branched-chain amino acid ABC transporter permease, which codes for MEVLLVSLLNGLVYGMLLFMLASGLTLIFSMMGVLNFAHASMYMLGAYFAYSVSRVIGFWPALVIAPILCGVLGALVEMYALRRVHLNGHIAELLFTVGLAFIIEKGVQMAWGLLPVPYRVPPVLDRALFHVYGSNFHAYRGFMLLISILMFVAIWLLLTRTRIGLVIQAALTHPEMVGALGHNVPRVFTIVFAGGSVLAGLAGVIGGNYLVTEPSMAATMGPIVFVVVVFGGLGSLAGCFLASLIMGLVQTYAVVLDVSFADLLARLGLKVTSATPLAEVLTMPLPRVGALLPYLMLILVLLIKPRGLMGTRDT
- a CDS encoding branched-chain amino acid ABC transporter permease; its protein translation is MSEGAIGTAARPVAAEGTAGFLRRQWPWLLALAIALVVPWFSYDWSTGRHSGFIVSMLSQIGISIIFALSYNMLMGQAGLLSFGHAVFLGLGGYVTAHVLNATKGGSFPLPLELTPLAGALGGLAFAVVLGYFATQQRATAFAMITLGIGELITSCALMFQTFFGGEGGVSTNRMTGHSLFGLGYGAPIQIYYLIVVWTSLSVVGMLLLTRTPLGRMVNATRDNYERAQFVGYDPRMVRFFQFALSGLFAGIAGALYTLTYEIVTYDTVAAPMSANALLMTYIGGVGVFAGPVVGAVLIVLLQSWVSLLSNSWLVYAGVLFILMVTFAPMGLTGLVLMHQPIWRAGRMRRLVGPYLRLLVPALLVVLGFILAVELCSFLTIGAAQGKSFTLSKVTIDPRSAMPWLIAGALLLGGGLWLRGAMRAFGAAWSAVSEDVKRAELRA